Sequence from the Cucurbita pepo subsp. pepo cultivar mu-cu-16 chromosome LG02, ASM280686v2, whole genome shotgun sequence genome:
CCATCACTCAACAACTCGCTCAAAAATTTTCCAattgtatatattattttgggAAGTAGCTTGGTTTAGACATTGAATTCAGTAATGAGGCAACAATTATGAATCTGCGATGATGGTAGGTAGTAAATCTAAATTATGCTCCAAAATCTGTATCATCTAATTCTTCGTCCAATTCGGATTCAGCAGAGTTCATTTATCTATACTCCAAAATCCTGAGATCACACTACATAAACTGCCATGGATACTCCCTTCGAATGCGTTCAGAGTGGGCCGCTAAACGGCACGTCTTGCAGGACTACGTTAATTGTGGAATTAAAGTTCAACTCATAGTTAAAGTGAAGTCCAATTTTGAAAGCCTAGAATAGAACATGAAGCACGGCATGTATACGTACATGAGTACATGATATAGAATATCATCCAAATCAAAGCAGAAAGCTAGCTTGAGCCACGACTTTTGCTAAAGTAACGAACCTACACTTCCTACACTCTCTTTAAGTATGTGTTGAAACACGACCTTTGCCAAGCTACTAAACGAGATAGATCTCCGGGTATCACCTTGAAGGAAGCCCACCAAAGCAAGATTTCAAATAGGAtagggaaaaaagaaatgagttCATGTCACAACCTTTATGTGAGAAAAGTTCTGTTGAtgcctttttttgtttttaaaattttaaaattttatttgcttttattttatttctcaaactTTCAGAACTTATATTTAGTTCTCACAAGTTTTATATCAAAGTCTTAATTCTTACCTTAgaagtaaaatttgaagatatgATACCTGGATAATTGATCGTGTTCAGCCCTCTTTTTTTGATATACATAGTAGcctaataacaaaaaaaattatagaaaattgaaaaactttaattaaaatgtccCAAATAACATAGAACCTGTCTTAATCATAGGTCTAAGATTTAAATTCTTCTCATGTCCTTaggttgaaataaataaaaacttttaactaaaaatttaaaactgaaagataaatgaaagaataaaatcagaatttaaaaaatttggagatctcagtagaaaagaaaaaaagataaatgtCTAGGCACTTGTCATGTCCATGAAACTGTAGCTAAAGTCATTTTGTAGTTGCAGTGCATCTATTTCTAAGAGAAGGAATAATCATACTGAAGATGGAATGTGTATGGTATATTATAGCGTGCAGCTGAAtaagaaaagggaagaaaaaccCAACCATAAATAGGAAAAGTAAGTTTCAAAAGCATTTTTCACACATTCAAAGGTGATTTGTAACTTTTATTATGGGCACATTTAAATGTCAAGAGATGGGCTAAGAATTGGATCTAATCCTCCTCCACCAGGCTGTAAATTTTCCAGAAAATTCTACCTTCTGAAGATAtacttaaatgaaaagaaaagagacttTTCCAAAGGATTTCACTACAGCCAGTTCCCTTGACACTCTCACTACCCTCTGCTCAACAAAACGAATCATATCTTTTAGCCTTAAATATTATTCGTCAACTTGCACCGATCCCACTACACAAACACTCCACCTCCAGTATATAAGGAGCAAAGGACAATAATTCTCTTACCATCCCTCAGCTTCTTCTTTTCCCTAAGCTTCTCTGCCATATCCCAACGTCCATACCCCCCATTCTCTGTCCCAAACTAACTGAAAATAATGGCCTCAAGCTCTCGCACGACGGCACATGGCTTTTACTCATCCTGGACAATAAgggaaaacaagaaatttgagGAGGCATTAGCCTTCTATGACCAGGACACACCAGACCGCTTTGAGAACGTGGCGAGGGCTGTTGGTGGTGGGAAAACAGCTGAGGAAGTAAGAAGGCTCTATGAGTTACTGGTGCGAGATGTCAACAAAATCGAAGCTGGGCAAGTTCAAATACCCCTCTACAAGAACGTTGGATATAATGGCGGACCACCAGAGGCAATATCCTACTTGCTGAATATTTCCTCTACGAAATCATTCCAGGTCTGATTCCTATCCTCAGTCATCTTCTCCTTTCAACTCGCACATTAGAATAAATGTTCTTAACAAGAAAATTATGTCCTAGAATTCCTGGAGAAATATATTGAGACGATTCTATAACTGGCCGTTGTTAAGATGTCGTTTGATGTGTGGTAAAATGTTCACTTAGTCAGCCACGCCACGAAGCTTATTCACACGCAGTATAATCCAAGCTAATAGAAAGAAATGTATTTACGGAAGACTAATTTAATTCATCAATCTTCACAACAACGCACATTCAACTTCTACTTCCCACTAGATCAAGCAAAGAATCTGAAAGTTTCCTCAAAATCAAGTTAAAAAGGGATACTAATTCCATAGGAAATATGATTAGGAGTGAATATGTTAATGGTGCATGAGTAGTAGCCATGCCTGCCATCTGAATCACAGAAAAAGGTTGACAATGGGATATTGCAAATCTTGAAACAGGCATTTATCGCAAATAACGATGCAGTCCACGTATCCCGCGAATGCATCCCTTTTTTTCTAGTGGCTACTACTTCACTAAAATGGCGGGCACTCCCCTGATCCAATGCAAGTTTATCTTGCGAGTATGTGACTGTAATTTTCTAAGATTTTCCATTATCCTTAAGTATTCCACTTTCTACGAAATCCACATAATCTCTAACCTCGAATGCACACGATACCATAATTTGGAATCCATACTCCATTATgtaatttttcctttcattctcATCTTTTCTTGCAGTGTAAAATGCTCAAGAAGAATTTAAAGCTTCAGTAAAAAGTTGCCTGGTATGCGTATAAACAGTAACAAGTTCTGTGCAGATGCAGATAAAAGTGAAATGTTTGTGCTACTGAATCAGTACAGCACACGTCTAAatgtaataaatgaataaattccAGCTAGAATACTGTTGTAACTTAGCCAAAAACTGTACCTGCATCATGCGGAATCCCTTTTGAAATGGCATACACCATCTTTAATCCCTTCTCTTGTTTATTCTACTTCGCATAGTCTGAGAATCGATTAACGCTATTTTTAATACCGAATCAAATGAATGTAAAAATCGTTGCATAGTTATATCAGAACACAGActaaaaagattaataaatccaactatatatatatatatatatcagatGCAAGCAGCcttaattctaaatttctacGTGAGCCTGCAAAGAATCGCCTAATATCAACCTTCAATTAGCCCGTGCAGAGTACCGATTCAACAGGAGAGCAGATATAAAATGTATAACGCGATAGACAAAGGACATTATGGAGATGAGAACCGCAACAGAACCAAGAAATTTGATTATGCTACTCCTAAAATGGAATCAGAGATGAGCAAATCGTCGCTCACAGTTTCATGTAGTGTTACTGACCTTTACGACTCTGATGAGGTAGCAGTTGGAATTACAAGATAGAGATAGCTCATTCGATTTGATAAACCGCGCGAACAAAGAATTGGAACGATCTTCTTGGAGAGCGCGATTACAGGTGCTTCCCGGTAGAGTgagatattaaa
This genomic interval carries:
- the LOC111788765 gene encoding protein RADIALIS-like 4, whose amino-acid sequence is MASSSRTTAHGFYSSWTIRENKKFEEALAFYDQDTPDRFENVARAVGGGKTAEEVRRLYELLVRDVNKIEAGQVQIPLYKNVGYNGGPPEAISYLLNISSTKSFQCKMLKKNLKLQ